One window from the genome of Elephas maximus indicus isolate mEleMax1 chromosome 8, mEleMax1 primary haplotype, whole genome shotgun sequence encodes:
- the HOXA1 gene encoding homeobox protein Hox-A1, translating into MDNARMSSFLEYPILSGGDSGTCSGRAYPSDHGITTFQSCAVSANSCGGDDRFLVGRGVQISPPHHHHHHHHPQPATYQTSGNLGVSYSHSSCSTSYGAQNFGAPYSPYALNQEADVSGGYPPCAPAVYSGNLSSPMVQHHHHHQGYAGGAVGSPQYIHHSYGQEHQSLALATYNNSLSPLHASHQEACRSPASETSSPAQTFDWMKVKRNPPKTGKVGEYGYVGQPNAVRTNFTTKQLTELEKEFHFNKYLTRARRVEIAASLQLNETQVKIWFQNRRMKQKKREKEGLLPISPATPPGSDEKAEESSEKSSSSPCVPSPGSSTSDTLTTSH; encoded by the exons ATGGACAATGCAAGAATGAGCTCCTTCCTGGAATACCCCATCCTCAGCGGTGGTGATTCGGGGACCTGCTCAGGGCGAGCCTACCCCTCGGACCATGGGATTACAACTTTCCAGTCGTGCGCGGTCAGTGCCAACAGCTGCGGCGGCGACGACCGCTTCCTAGTAGGCCGGGGGGTGCAGATCagcccaccccaccaccaccaccaccaccaccacccccagccGGCCACCTACCAGACTTCTGGGAACCTGGGGGTGTCCTACTCCCACTCGAGTTGTAGTACAAGCTACGGCGCACAGAACTTTGGCGCGCCTTACAGCCCCTACGCATTAAATCAGGAAGCAGACGTAAGTGGTGGGTACCCCCCGTGCGCTCCCGCTGTTTACTCTGGAAATCTTTCATCTCCCATGGTCcagcatcatcaccaccaccagggtTATGCTGGGGGCGCAGTGGGCTCGCCTCAGTACATTCACCATTCATATGGACAGGAGCACCAGAGCCTGGCCTTGGCCACGTATAATAACTCCTTGTCCCCTCTCCACGCCAGCCACCAAGAAGCCTGTCGCTCCCCTGCGTCGGAGACATCTTCTCCAGCGCAGACCTTTGACTGGATGAAAGTCAAAAGAAACCCTCCCAAAACAG GGAAAGTTGGGGAGTACGGCTACGTGGGTCAACCTAATGCGGTCCGTACCAATTTCACGACGAAACAACTCACGGAGCTGGAGAAGGAGTTCCACTTCAACAAGTACCTGACGCGAGCTCGCAGGGTGGAGATCGCCGCGTCCTTGCAGCTCAACGAGACCCAAGTGAAGATCTGGTTCCAGAACCGCCGAATGAAGCAGAAGAAACGGGAGAAGGAGGGCCTCTTACCCATCTCTCCGGCCACCCCGCCGGGAAGCGATGAGAAAGCCGAGGAATCCTCAGAGAAGTCCAGCTCCTCACCCTGCGTTCCTTCCCCGGGGTCTTCTACCTCAGACACTCTGACTACCTCCCACTGA